From a region of the Methanolobus tindarius DSM 2278 genome:
- a CDS encoding DUF3737 family protein encodes MSQKTNEFKDLILDEERALYAIQNATISHCTFDGPADGESALKESANICVSDCDFRLRYPFWHVKNAQVENIRMTDTCRAALWYSEQVTIKDSHMGGIKAVRECKDITIENSTIVSPEFGWLSHGLVIKDSELESEYPFFYSTDILLDNFALSGKYSFQYVENVEIRNSRLDTKDAFWHSKNVTVSDSIVKGEYLGWYSENLKLVRCKIIGTQPLCYAKGLVLEDCEMIDCDLSFEYSDVHATITGSITSVKNPRSGHIIADSIGKVILDDNQLTDDSCAIEVREKLNNEEIQNSDNCDEIYIKQCKCACSGNVTN; translated from the coding sequence ATGAGTCAAAAAACTAATGAATTTAAGGACTTGATACTGGATGAAGAGCGTGCTCTGTATGCCATACAGAACGCTACGATCTCTCACTGTACCTTTGATGGTCCTGCAGATGGCGAGTCTGCTTTGAAGGAAAGCGCAAACATATGCGTTTCGGATTGTGACTTCAGACTCCGTTATCCATTCTGGCATGTGAAAAATGCTCAGGTAGAAAATATACGGATGACAGATACATGCCGTGCTGCACTATGGTACAGCGAACAGGTGACAATAAAAGATAGTCATATGGGAGGCATCAAAGCTGTACGGGAATGTAAGGATATAACTATTGAAAACTCAACTATTGTTTCACCGGAGTTTGGATGGTTATCACACGGACTCGTAATAAAGGATTCAGAGCTTGAGTCTGAATATCCATTCTTCTACAGCACAGATATCCTTCTTGATAACTTTGCATTAAGTGGTAAATACTCATTTCAGTATGTGGAAAATGTTGAAATCAGAAATTCCCGTCTGGATACAAAAGATGCTTTCTGGCATAGCAAAAATGTCACTGTTTCAGACAGTATTGTAAAAGGAGAATATCTTGGCTGGTACTCTGAAAATCTCAAACTTGTCCGATGCAAAATTATCGGAACCCAGCCTCTTTGTTATGCAAAAGGTTTGGTTCTTGAAGATTGCGAGATGATAGATTGTGATCTTTCGTTTGAATACAGCGATGTTCATGCTACAATCACAGGTTCGATTACAAGTGTAAAAAACCCACGTAGCGGGCATATCATTGCAGATTCTATTGGCAAAGTGATACTGGATGATAATCAACTGACAGACGATTCATGTGCTATCGAGGTCCGGGAAAAACTGAATAATGAAGAAATTCAAAATTCAGATAACTGTGATGAAATATATATTAAACAATGCAAATGCGCCTGTTCAGGAAATGTAACAAATTGA
- a CDS encoding cyclophilin-like fold protein, producing MILAIGCVEQNNMDQSTIDNQSEEEQDEIIHEEEETKMQISVQANGNTTIFELNDGKAAKDLYEQLPLTIDVEDFSNNEKIFYPPKKLDTTDTPMANAKAGTLAYYAPWGDVVMFYEKFGSAGGLYELGKAVSGGEHIKNMSGTIVIEKA from the coding sequence GTGATTTTAGCAATTGGATGTGTTGAACAAAATAACATGGATCAAAGCACCATTGATAATCAATCAGAAGAGGAGCAGGATGAAATTATCCATGAAGAGGAGGAAACAAAAATGCAAATCAGTGTTCAGGCAAATGGAAACACAACGATCTTTGAGCTTAATGATGGGAAAGCTGCAAAAGATCTCTATGAACAATTACCCTTAACCATCGATGTTGAAGATTTCAGCAATAATGAAAAGATATTCTATCCACCCAAAAAACTCGATACAACTGACACACCCATGGCAAATGCAAAAGCAGGAACTCTTGCATATTATGCTCCATGGGGAGATGTTGTAATGTTCTATGAGAAATTCGGCTCTGCTGGTGGTTTGTACGAGTTAGGCAAAGCCGTATCAGGTGGCGAACATATCAAGAATATGTCAGGAACGATTGTCATAGAGAAAGCGTAA
- a CDS encoding PadR family transcriptional regulator — protein sequence MDDNMDNDIRRAFLKYIVLTVISKESTHGYEIIKTIETCSKGRWKPSTGSIYPILDYLVSEGFVMSEEIDRKKVYTITPEGSVALEEMARKKADLLNEISMLIDNITEGDCE from the coding sequence ATGGATGATAATATGGATAACGACATCAGAAGGGCATTTCTGAAATACATTGTCTTGACTGTGATAAGTAAGGAAAGCACCCATGGTTATGAGATAATCAAAACCATAGAAACTTGTTCTAAAGGAAGATGGAAGCCAAGCACGGGCTCGATCTATCCGATATTGGATTATCTGGTATCAGAAGGATTTGTCATGAGTGAGGAAATTGATCGTAAGAAAGTCTATACAATCACACCTGAAGGGTCAGTGGCATTGGAAGAAATGGCCCGGAAAAAAGCTGATCTTCTCAATGAAATATCCATGCTTATCGATAACATCACAGAAGGAGACTGCGAATAA